A single region of the Bacteroides luhongzhouii genome encodes:
- a CDS encoding zinc-binding metallopeptidase produces MKKYIIYSLIITLTCGLGACNNDEDVDKANSIFSTEEVDRNPFDKWILGNYTHPYNIALKYRMEDNESDMTHVLAPAEYKKSVVLAKIIKHVWLEAYDEATGNPNFLRQYIPKTIHFIGSPAYEDNGTMVLGTAEGGMKITLYNVNDINPDKIDINLLNDYYFQTMHHEFAHILHQTKNYDPAFDRITENAYIGSDWYMVGADRNAWQQGFVTPYAMSESREDFVENIAVYVTNTKDYWNNMLQNAGENGRALIKQKFEIVYSYMEQTWGINLDELREIVLRRQDDIANGYVDLSIIE; encoded by the coding sequence ATGAAGAAATACATCATATATAGTTTAATCATAACATTGACTTGTGGACTGGGTGCTTGCAACAATGACGAAGACGTAGACAAAGCAAACAGCATTTTCTCCACAGAAGAAGTAGATCGCAACCCATTCGACAAGTGGATATTAGGCAATTATACCCATCCATACAACATTGCATTAAAATATCGCATGGAAGATAACGAGAGCGATATGACACACGTATTAGCGCCTGCCGAATACAAAAAGTCTGTGGTACTGGCTAAAATTATCAAACATGTGTGGCTGGAAGCATACGATGAAGCAACAGGCAATCCGAACTTCTTACGCCAATATATTCCTAAGACAATCCACTTTATCGGTTCTCCTGCCTATGAGGACAATGGAACTATGGTATTAGGAACAGCTGAAGGCGGCATGAAAATTACATTATACAATGTAAATGACATCAATCCCGACAAAATAGATATTAACCTGTTAAACGACTACTATTTCCAGACAATGCACCATGAGTTCGCACATATTCTGCATCAAACCAAAAACTACGATCCGGCATTTGACCGTATTACAGAAAATGCCTATATCGGTAGCGACTGGTATATGGTGGGGGCCGACCGCAACGCATGGCAACAAGGATTTGTCACTCCTTACGCAATGAGTGAATCACGTGAAGATTTTGTGGAAAACATCGCAGTGTATGTCACGAATACCAAAGACTACTGGAATAACATGCTGCAGAATGCCGGTGAAAACGGCCGTGCACTCATAAAGCAGAAATTCGAAATAGTTTATAGTTATATGGAACAAACCTGGGGAATCAATCTGGACGAATTACGCGAGATTGTTCTACGACGCCAGGATGACATAGCAAACGGCTATGTAGACTTAAGTATTATTGAATAA
- a CDS encoding FISUMP domain-containing protein, whose protein sequence is MKKILLTSFIAALGLLTASCKDDNSTAGGGGEILPDQQVSCEIFMPTNGETVIMSDKLIIRGEGTTNYGKIISAELKVGEEVITDISSVPFYYEYTFPKEAEPGELKIELAVKGDHEGSALATITVTTELGNRPAPPQIGEDLTDTRDGNVYKTVQLAEQTWMAENLRYLPEQNFDISSTDPKYYVMFDSDIKTELGKAYLKAYGAYYNLPAALQGETALGEDETRNIKGVCPDGWHIPSQKEWQTLSKYVLDSGMAAIMNDGQVDETAIAKALASTTMWMLPEYTEIEPQPTWVGVEMEKNNATLFNGLPIGFRACAGDEDWMHTCYSAGWWSSTAGVQMGPEFGITVRLWSDLHTFVTNAEFNPGVGLPVRCIKD, encoded by the coding sequence ATGAAAAAGATACTATTAACTAGCTTTATTGCGGCATTAGGATTACTTACTGCGAGCTGTAAAGATGACAATAGCACAGCAGGCGGAGGAGGAGAAATACTCCCGGACCAACAGGTAAGCTGTGAGATATTTATGCCGACCAACGGAGAAACCGTTATAATGTCAGACAAACTGATTATCAGAGGAGAAGGAACGACTAATTATGGTAAAATCATCTCTGCTGAACTTAAAGTGGGCGAAGAAGTTATTACCGACATAAGTTCGGTTCCATTCTATTATGAATACACTTTCCCCAAGGAAGCCGAACCAGGAGAATTGAAAATTGAATTAGCAGTCAAAGGAGATCATGAAGGCAGTGCTTTGGCAACTATTACTGTCACAACAGAACTCGGTAACAGACCTGCACCGCCTCAAATCGGAGAAGATCTCACAGATACACGCGATGGAAATGTATACAAAACAGTGCAACTTGCAGAACAAACCTGGATGGCAGAAAATCTGCGTTATTTGCCTGAACAGAATTTTGATATATCGTCAACAGATCCCAAATATTATGTTATGTTCGACAGTGATATCAAAACAGAATTGGGAAAAGCTTATTTGAAAGCTTATGGAGCCTACTATAACTTACCTGCAGCACTTCAAGGCGAAACAGCGTTAGGAGAAGATGAAACACGGAATATAAAAGGTGTTTGTCCTGACGGATGGCATATTCCTTCACAAAAAGAATGGCAGACATTATCTAAATATGTTTTAGACTCCGGCATGGCCGCTATCATGAATGATGGTCAGGTAGACGAAACAGCAATAGCAAAAGCTTTAGCTTCAACAACAATGTGGATGCTGCCGGAATATACAGAAATAGAACCTCAACCAACTTGGGTTGGCGTAGAAATGGAAAAGAATAATGCAACCTTATTCAACGGTTTACCCATCGGATTCCGTGCATGTGCAGGTGACGAAGACTGGATGCATACCTGCTACAGTGCCGGTTGGTGGAGCTCGACAGCCGGAGTACAAATGGGACCTGAATTCGGTATCACCGTACGTTTATGGTCAGACCTCCACACATTTGTAACCAATGCAGAATTCAATCCCGGAGTAGGTCTTCCTGTCCGTTGCATCAAAGACTAA
- a CDS encoding BACON domain-containing protein, protein MRKLFNIFLFVLCTIAIAGCNDTESSESKLEIKAVNTNFQATGGKGYIQLQSTGNITADVDVDWCVLKEVNPNEVVFEVKENTGYSGRNALLTISNGVETEAFNINQSGAVFIFGKDEWMLRTDNKAATLPIKLQSSFDYTIDIPAEAQEWLSFEQNAKGIDFKVKENISGKMRGAIVNVTAKDRSASYQVIQYDVDELTGTWQGMFSDGQMNYGLKDITIEKQEDGTYLLSNMLTGLPYKLKAKAVDNCLAFKAGQNLGVFEDNLYLSFEILSSDLYYVKDPSVTISLGPVMLTDGTFVFAFSGIKESDPFGFVFRVYEDAELQKVIDNLSIFINCILFKEDIIQ, encoded by the coding sequence ATGAGAAAGCTTTTTAATATATTCTTATTTGTACTTTGCACCATAGCAATAGCGGGATGCAACGATACGGAAAGCAGCGAATCCAAGTTAGAAATCAAAGCTGTAAATACTAATTTCCAAGCTACCGGCGGAAAAGGATACATACAACTTCAGTCAACAGGAAATATAACAGCAGATGTTGACGTCGATTGGTGTGTGCTGAAAGAAGTAAATCCTAATGAAGTAGTATTCGAAGTAAAAGAAAATACCGGGTACTCTGGTAGAAATGCTTTATTGACAATCAGTAACGGAGTAGAGACAGAAGCGTTCAACATCAATCAATCCGGAGCAGTTTTCATCTTCGGCAAAGACGAATGGATGCTCCGTACCGACAATAAAGCGGCTACTCTGCCAATAAAACTGCAAAGTTCTTTCGATTATACAATAGACATACCCGCAGAAGCTCAAGAATGGTTGTCATTTGAACAGAATGCGAAGGGAATAGATTTCAAGGTAAAAGAAAATATCTCCGGAAAAATGAGAGGAGCTATTGTCAATGTGACAGCAAAAGACAGATCGGCTTCTTATCAGGTAATACAATATGATGTTGACGAGCTTACCGGAACATGGCAAGGCATGTTTTCAGACGGGCAAATGAATTACGGTTTGAAAGATATCACCATTGAAAAACAGGAAGACGGAACATACCTGCTTTCAAACATGCTAACCGGATTGCCTTACAAACTGAAAGCAAAAGCCGTAGACAACTGCCTGGCATTTAAAGCCGGACAAAACCTAGGAGTCTTCGAGGACAATTTATATCTCTCATTCGAAATTCTTAGCTCTGACCTATATTATGTAAAAGATCCTTCCGTAACAATCTCATTAGGCCCCGTAATGTTAACAGACGGAACATTCGTTTTCGCTTTTTCCGGAATAAAAGAGAGTGATCCTTTCGGTTTTGTTTTCCGGGTATATGAAGATGCAGAACTACAGAAGGTTATAGACAATCTGTCCATTTTTATTAACTGTATTCTATTTAAAGAAGACATAATCCAATAA
- a CDS encoding DUF4302 domain-containing protein, whose translation MKKYLSIYTLLALACIVLQSCLFSEEEIFDESSANRATADVIKCQEILKDVPNGWKLEYYIGSNYSAGAITLLMKFDGKQVEMASETGAESYKPGTIITSLYQVKSEQSTMLTFDSYNPLIHMFSGPLGLNMNLGGDYEFIIMSATPDKVILQGKKYKNIMEMTPMPKDIPWRIQIEDIINIEKDAFLNTYHMEKGGQVLNYFIRDNGTMATFSAYSTDYSITRSLPYIYTEKGLKLQSPYNVNGLEIQNFKWDRKSRLFVCTDAGATDIVLKEYYPENYLQYEDYIGTYTATIDDYDEGPTSQSVTISPKVRGESYTLKSIGGFNFTLQYDKASGKLVLDSQSISSTSSSSYYFACAAGVEGYAHTELSLPSRLRNGLVNVTANSTPFTFYFADKASQENTSLIIWAYSSDEYSTSGLMGYWSWYNSILMVKENEGN comes from the coding sequence ATGAAGAAATATCTATCCATATACACACTTCTGGCATTGGCCTGCATTGTTTTGCAATCTTGTCTTTTCTCCGAAGAAGAAATATTCGACGAATCATCTGCCAATAGAGCCACAGCCGATGTAATCAAATGCCAGGAGATTCTTAAAGATGTGCCGAACGGCTGGAAACTGGAATATTACATAGGAAGCAACTACTCTGCAGGTGCAATCACTTTACTAATGAAATTTGACGGGAAGCAAGTAGAAATGGCTTCGGAAACAGGTGCAGAAAGCTACAAACCGGGAACTATAATAACCTCCCTGTATCAAGTAAAATCGGAACAAAGCACAATGCTCACTTTCGATTCATACAATCCACTGATCCATATGTTTTCAGGTCCTTTAGGCCTGAACATGAACCTGGGAGGAGATTACGAGTTTATTATAATGAGCGCAACTCCTGACAAGGTGATTCTGCAAGGAAAAAAATACAAAAACATAATGGAGATGACGCCTATGCCCAAAGATATACCATGGCGTATTCAAATTGAAGATATCATTAACATTGAGAAAGATGCTTTTCTGAATACATACCATATGGAGAAAGGCGGACAAGTACTGAATTACTTTATACGTGACAATGGCACAATGGCTACATTCTCCGCTTACAGCACCGATTATAGTATCACAAGGAGTTTACCCTATATCTATACCGAAAAAGGATTAAAGTTACAATCCCCGTACAATGTCAACGGACTTGAAATCCAGAACTTCAAATGGGATAGAAAGTCCAGACTATTTGTTTGTACCGACGCAGGAGCCACCGACATCGTACTTAAAGAATATTATCCCGAAAACTATCTGCAATATGAAGACTATATCGGTACCTACACCGCAACGATTGACGATTATGACGAAGGTCCAACTTCGCAATCTGTAACCATCTCTCCTAAAGTCAGAGGAGAAAGTTATACACTGAAAAGTATTGGCGGATTCAACTTCACCCTCCAGTATGACAAAGCCAGCGGAAAACTAGTCTTAGATTCACAAAGTATAAGTTCGACTTCTTCATCATCTTATTACTTTGCGTGTGCAGCAGGTGTGGAAGGTTATGCTCACACAGAATTAAGTCTGCCATCACGCCTACGCAACGGATTGGTAAATGTGACGGCAAACAGCACCCCTTTCACTTTTTACTTTGCGGATAAAGCAAGTCAGGAAAATACCTCATTGATAATCTGGGCTTATTCATCTGATGAATATTCAACCTCCGGACTAATGGGTTACTGGAGCTGGTATAACTCAATCTTAATGGTAAAAGAAAACGAAGGTAATTAA
- a CDS encoding FecR family protein, with protein sequence MNKDIDNINNTDESVEKALDIMESSSDINDEQLQGMLKDKEVLQACRDIMDSSLFLQQKGGIELPSVEMELERFKKKQHSARMRSNLWKITIGIAAMIAILFGTYYLINSLTTPALEPITIFTADTTPQHIVLQKDDGEKIVLDEPQSNNQVLPKTAIAKSEKKELDYRQVISTTTQTHVLTVPRGESFKVVLCDGTEVWLNANSNFVYPTTFIGNERIVTLEGEAYFKVAKDTERPFIVKTKTVQTRVLGTEFNIRSYTPEDTHVVLINGKVEVSNTKGGSYTRLYPGEDAHLQSDGNFVLTEVDLDSYVYWKDGFFYFDNITLKDIMQNLGRWYNVNIEFRNKEAMTYKMHFISDRTKDLEHTISLLNRMKKVTVTLQGNTLTID encoded by the coding sequence ATGAATAAAGATATTGACAATATAAATAATACAGATGAATCTGTAGAGAAGGCACTCGATATCATGGAGAGTTCCTCAGATATAAACGACGAACAGCTGCAGGGGATGCTTAAAGATAAAGAAGTCCTGCAAGCTTGTCGCGACATTATGGATAGTAGTCTTTTTCTGCAACAAAAAGGAGGAATAGAACTTCCCAGTGTAGAAATGGAATTGGAACGATTTAAGAAAAAACAACATTCAGCACGAATGCGTTCCAACCTCTGGAAAATAACTATCGGAATAGCCGCCATGATTGCCATTCTATTCGGGACTTACTATTTAATCAATAGCCTGACAACCCCTGCACTCGAACCAATCACTATATTCACTGCTGATACTACTCCCCAACATATTGTTTTGCAAAAAGATGACGGAGAAAAAATTGTGTTAGACGAACCGCAGTCAAACAATCAAGTCCTACCTAAAACCGCCATCGCAAAGTCTGAAAAGAAAGAGCTGGATTATAGGCAAGTCATCTCAACAACTACACAGACACACGTACTTACCGTACCGCGGGGTGAAAGCTTCAAAGTGGTATTATGTGACGGCACAGAAGTCTGGCTGAATGCCAATAGTAATTTTGTTTACCCTACAACCTTTATTGGCAACGAGCGTATCGTTACTTTAGAAGGCGAGGCTTATTTCAAAGTGGCCAAAGACACCGAGCGTCCCTTTATTGTAAAAACCAAGACAGTCCAAACCCGCGTCCTCGGCACGGAATTCAATATACGTAGCTATACTCCCGAAGATACTCATGTAGTACTTATTAATGGAAAAGTAGAAGTAAGTAACACAAAAGGAGGATCATATACCCGACTATATCCGGGAGAAGACGCACACCTGCAATCTGATGGAAATTTCGTTCTAACAGAAGTAGACTTAGACTCTTACGTCTATTGGAAAGACGGTTTTTTCTATTTTGACAATATTACATTGAAAGATATTATGCAGAACCTAGGACGCTGGTACAATGTAAACATAGAATTCAGGAACAAAGAAGCAATGACATATAAAATGCACTTCATATCCGATCGTACTAAAGATTTAGAGCATACAATCTCATTGCTTAACAGAATGAAAAAAGTCACTGTCACCTTGCAAGGCAATACGCTTACCATAGACTAG
- a CDS encoding SusC/RagA family TonB-linked outer membrane protein: MRNYWNLFIVCFLCVLCFQPYQVNAQTQSQKKITIEISNERLPSVLKRLEKISGYKILFTYDDVKKFTVSGSVKDKSIEQTLDIILANKPLEYHIEDQFITITTKGPSKQAKVFNVKGVVISGDDGQPLIGATVVIKGSKSGVLTDIDGKFSIENVSNKSLLQFSYIGMKPQDLTPTPTMNVTLMPDVQTLSEVVVTGMQKMDKRLFTGATKQLSADEVKLDGLPDISRGLEGRAAGVSVQNVSGTFGTAPKIRVRGATSIFGSSKPLWVVDGVIMEDAIDVGPDDLSSGDAETLISSAIAGLNSDDIESFQILKDGSATSIYGARAMAGVIVVTTKKGKAGVSKMSYTGEFTTRMIPSYKEFNIMNSQEQMGIYKEMEQKGWLNNSDTYRAKDSGVYGRMYQLINQYNPVTGQFGLANTPEARNAYLREAEMRNTDWFNTLFSNNITQNHSVSITSGTEKSSFYASLSAMSDPGWYKQSEVKRYTANLNTTYNIYKNLSINLISSASYRKQKAPGTLSSEVNAASGEVTRQFDINPYSYALNTSRALDPTVDYTANYAPFNILHELDNNYMDLNVADVKFQGEIKWKALPELELSALGAVRYQASSQEHNIKDHSNQATAYRTGMDDATIRDENNLLYTNPDNPYALPISILPEGGIYQRKDYRMLGVDFRATASWNHLFAEKHITNLFAGMEVNDLKRMQNYFQGWGMQYTMGEIPSYVYEFFKKGIESGESYYGLNHTTTRSVAGFANATYSYDGRYTVNGTFRYEGTNRMGKSRSSRWLPTWNMSGAWNVHEESFFKTFSSVLSHLTFKASYSLTADRGPEYVTNSHAIITSYSPFRPFTSGQETGLYVSDPENSELTYEKKHELNIGADMGFLDNRINFSIDWYKRNNYDLIGITPTQGVGGSIYKYANIASMKSHGIEFTISSKNIQSKDFSWHTDFTFSKAKNEVTELNARSSVMDLVSGYGFARQGYPVRGLFSIPFVGLNSNGIPMYNINGKITSTDIDFQTRDNIDYLKYEGPTDPTITGSFGNIFTYKAFKLNVFITYSFGNVVRLNPCFSYQYSDLSSMPREFKNRWTVPGDEKRTNIPAIISKRQYEDNKDLMYAYNAYNYSTERIAKGDFIRMKEISLSYDFPQSWIAPAKISNLSLKLQATNLFLIYADKKLNGQDPEFFNTGGVASPVPRQFTLTLRLGF; encoded by the coding sequence ATGAGAAATTATTGGAACCTATTTATTGTGTGTTTTCTATGCGTATTGTGCTTCCAGCCTTACCAAGTTAATGCTCAAACGCAATCACAAAAGAAAATCACGATTGAGATTAGCAACGAACGACTGCCGTCCGTACTTAAACGCCTGGAAAAAATCTCCGGCTACAAAATCCTATTTACATATGACGATGTCAAAAAATTCACCGTTTCCGGCTCTGTCAAAGATAAGAGTATAGAGCAGACTCTTGACATTATCTTAGCCAATAAACCACTGGAATACCATATTGAAGATCAATTTATCACAATTACTACCAAAGGTCCTTCCAAACAAGCGAAAGTATTCAATGTAAAAGGAGTGGTAATTTCCGGTGATGACGGACAGCCGCTCATCGGTGCAACCGTTGTCATCAAGGGGAGCAAGTCCGGTGTATTAACAGACATAGACGGAAAGTTTTCGATAGAAAATGTATCCAATAAATCCCTGTTGCAATTTTCTTATATAGGAATGAAGCCACAAGATCTGACTCCTACCCCAACTATGAATGTTACATTAATGCCTGATGTACAAACTTTATCAGAAGTGGTAGTAACAGGTATGCAGAAAATGGACAAACGCCTGTTTACAGGAGCAACTAAACAATTGTCCGCAGATGAAGTGAAACTAGATGGTTTGCCTGATATCAGCCGGGGACTTGAAGGACGTGCCGCAGGTGTATCTGTACAAAATGTTTCTGGCACGTTTGGTACTGCCCCGAAAATCCGGGTCCGCGGTGCCACGTCTATTTTCGGTAGTTCAAAACCATTATGGGTGGTAGATGGAGTCATCATGGAGGATGCTATTGACGTAGGCCCGGATGACTTATCTTCAGGAGATGCAGAGACGCTAATCAGTTCAGCCATTGCCGGGTTGAATTCAGATGATATCGAGAGCTTTCAAATATTGAAAGACGGATCAGCAACCTCTATCTATGGCGCGCGAGCTATGGCAGGGGTTATTGTAGTAACAACCAAGAAAGGAAAAGCCGGCGTTAGCAAAATGAGCTATACCGGTGAATTTACAACCCGTATGATTCCCAGTTATAAAGAATTCAACATTATGAACTCGCAGGAACAAATGGGAATCTACAAAGAGATGGAGCAGAAAGGATGGCTTAATAACAGCGATACTTATCGTGCCAAAGATAGTGGTGTATATGGACGTATGTATCAATTAATCAATCAATATAACCCGGTTACAGGACAGTTCGGACTTGCCAACACGCCGGAAGCACGTAATGCTTACCTGCGCGAAGCGGAAATGAGAAATACCGACTGGTTCAATACTTTATTTTCCAACAACATTACACAAAACCATTCGGTCAGTATCACTTCCGGAACAGAAAAGTCTTCATTCTATGCTTCATTAAGTGCGATGTCAGATCCGGGATGGTATAAACAAAGCGAAGTAAAACGTTATACAGCTAATTTAAATACAACATATAATATATATAAGAATTTATCTATAAACCTGATTTCCAGTGCTTCCTACCGTAAACAGAAAGCCCCCGGAACACTGAGTTCAGAGGTCAATGCAGCAAGTGGAGAAGTTACCCGTCAGTTTGACATCAATCCATATTCGTATGCACTAAATACATCACGCGCACTGGATCCAACAGTTGACTATACAGCCAACTATGCACCGTTCAATATCCTCCATGAATTGGATAACAATTATATGGACTTGAATGTAGCTGATGTTAAATTTCAAGGAGAAATAAAATGGAAAGCCCTTCCGGAATTAGAGCTAAGCGCATTAGGAGCAGTCAGATATCAGGCTTCTTCACAAGAACACAATATCAAAGATCACTCGAATCAAGCAACCGCTTATCGCACAGGAATGGACGACGCTACCATTCGTGACGAAAACAACTTATTGTATACCAATCCGGATAATCCGTATGCTTTGCCTATCAGTATACTACCGGAAGGAGGTATTTACCAGCGTAAGGACTATCGTATGTTGGGGGTAGACTTCCGTGCCACAGCGTCCTGGAATCATTTATTTGCAGAAAAGCATATAACCAATCTTTTCGCCGGTATGGAAGTAAATGATTTGAAACGTATGCAAAATTATTTTCAAGGATGGGGAATGCAATATACAATGGGTGAAATACCATCGTATGTATATGAATTCTTCAAGAAGGGCATTGAATCTGGTGAAAGCTATTATGGATTAAACCATACAACAACAAGAAGTGTAGCAGGCTTTGCCAACGCAACTTATTCTTATGATGGACGTTATACAGTAAACGGAACATTCCGCTATGAAGGTACCAACCGCATGGGAAAAAGCCGTTCTTCCCGCTGGCTTCCTACATGGAATATGTCAGGAGCATGGAATGTACATGAAGAAAGCTTCTTCAAGACATTCAGCTCTGTACTGTCACATTTAACATTCAAAGCATCCTACTCTTTAACAGCCGACAGAGGACCGGAATATGTGACCAACTCCCATGCCATAATCACTAGTTATTCACCATTTCGTCCTTTCACCAGCGGACAGGAAACAGGACTTTATGTATCTGATCCTGAAAACAGTGAATTAACCTACGAGAAAAAGCATGAGTTGAACATCGGTGCCGACATGGGATTCTTAGACAACCGGATCAATTTCTCGATCGACTGGTATAAACGCAACAACTATGACCTGATTGGTATTACCCCGACACAAGGAGTAGGCGGTTCTATCTACAAATATGCCAATATAGCTTCCATGAAATCACATGGTATCGAATTCACCATCTCAAGTAAGAATATCCAGTCGAAAGACTTTTCATGGCATACAGACTTCACCTTTTCCAAAGCAAAAAATGAAGTTACGGAACTGAATGCCCGTTCTAGCGTAATGGATTTAGTTTCAGGTTATGGTTTTGCCCGTCAGGGTTACCCGGTACGTGGTTTGTTTTCCATTCCATTTGTCGGCCTAAATTCAAATGGTATCCCGATGTATAATATCAATGGAAAAATAACCAGTACCGATATTGATTTTCAAACACGTGACAACATAGACTACCTAAAATATGAAGGTCCTACTGATCCTACCATAACAGGTAGTTTTGGTAATATTTTCACTTATAAAGCATTCAAACTGAATGTATTCATCACCTATTCATTTGGTAATGTAGTACGTTTGAATCCATGTTTCAGCTATCAATATAGTGACTTATCTTCTATGCCACGCGAATTCAAGAATCGCTGGACAGTGCCGGGTGATGAGAAACGCACGAATATCCCCGCTATTATCTCGAAACGCCAATATGAAGATAATAAAGATTTAATGTATGCATATAATGCCTACAATTATTCTACAGAACGAATTGCCAAGGGAGATTTTATCCGTATGAAGGAGATTTCCTTGTCTTATGATTTCCCCCAATCATGGATTGCACCAGCAAAGATATCTAATTTATCTTTGAAACTTCAGGCTACCAATTTATTCCTGATTTATGCAGATAAAAAACTCAATGGACAGGACCCGGAATTCTTCAATACCGGTGGAGTAGCCTCCCCTGTACCCCGTCAGTTTACATTGACTCTTAGATTAGGATTTTAA
- a CDS encoding RagB/SusD family nutrient uptake outer membrane protein — translation MKYRNVLYTIFISALCLETTSCSDFLDEMPDNRTELTTEESITKVLVSAYPMTTNCHIGEFYSDNIDENSRAYSYLFRLNEHLYRWQQTTEENQDSPHALWNDCYNSIASANQALAAIEQMGNPQSLSAQKGEALVCRAYNHFVLATTFCKAYGTNGDKDLGIPYIKEPETSVNPQYSRGTVAEVYQNIAADLEEGLPLIDDNIYSRVKYHFNKKAAYAFAARFYLYYTQPDFSNCQKVIDYANIVLGNNASQYLRDWAALGALSPNKNIQPNAYVDADNRANLMVISAASYWPLVSDPGYANCERYCMNNITASESCKSEGPWGDQSSYHQIPFSPGGSIKNGFRRLVIYQQFTSGNSWVGYMLYPAFTTDEALLCRAEAYTLLKRYDEAAADIDAWQKAFTKNTQTLTKETINDFYARLKYYTPEAPTVKKELHPDFVVEKGMQENLIHCILHARRLLTLEEGLRWQDIKRYGIVIYRRYYEGYTLVNITDKMDTNDPRRAIQLPASVITAGMQPNPRND, via the coding sequence ATGAAATACAGAAACGTCTTATATACAATATTCATTTCAGCTCTATGTCTGGAAACAACTTCCTGTAGTGATTTTTTAGATGAAATGCCGGATAACCGAACTGAATTGACTACTGAAGAAAGTATTACTAAAGTTCTGGTATCTGCATATCCTATGACTACCAACTGCCACATAGGAGAATTTTACAGTGACAATATCGATGAAAATAGCAGAGCATACAGCTATCTTTTCCGATTAAACGAACATTTGTACCGTTGGCAACAAACGACTGAAGAAAATCAGGACTCTCCCCATGCTCTATGGAATGACTGTTATAACTCGATTGCATCAGCCAACCAAGCCTTGGCGGCCATTGAGCAGATGGGAAATCCTCAATCATTATCAGCCCAAAAAGGCGAAGCTTTGGTATGCCGTGCATACAATCATTTTGTATTAGCTACCACATTCTGCAAAGCGTATGGCACAAATGGGGACAAAGACTTGGGTATACCTTACATAAAAGAACCGGAAACATCTGTAAATCCACAATACTCACGCGGAACAGTTGCTGAAGTATACCAAAATATAGCAGCTGATTTAGAAGAAGGACTGCCTTTAATTGATGACAATATTTACTCACGGGTAAAATATCATTTTAATAAAAAGGCCGCTTATGCATTTGCAGCCCGATTTTATCTATATTATACACAGCCGGATTTCTCCAACTGTCAGAAAGTTATCGATTATGCCAATATAGTACTCGGCAATAATGCGTCCCAATATTTACGTGACTGGGCTGCATTAGGAGCTTTATCTCCCAACAAGAATATACAGCCGAACGCTTATGTAGATGCAGATAACCGTGCCAATCTAATGGTAATATCAGCAGCTTCATATTGGCCATTGGTTTCCGATCCGGGTTATGCCAACTGCGAAAGGTATTGCATGAACAATATCACTGCTTCGGAAAGTTGTAAATCCGAAGGTCCATGGGGAGATCAGTCAAGTTATCATCAGATCCCATTTTCACCCGGTGGCTCTATAAAGAACGGATTCCGCCGCTTAGTAATCTATCAGCAATTCACGTCGGGCAACAGTTGGGTCGGCTATATGCTGTATCCTGCTTTTACCACCGATGAAGCATTGCTTTGCCGGGCTGAAGCCTACACGTTACTAAAACGTTATGACGAAGCTGCCGCCGATATAGATGCCTGGCAGAAAGCCTTTACAAAAAACACCCAAACTTTGACCAAGGAGACAATCAATGATTTTTATGCCCGACTAAAATATTACACACCGGAGGCTCCGACAGTAAAAAAGGAATTGCATCCGGATTTTGTAGTAGAAAAAGGAATGCAGGAGAATCTGATACATTGTATTCTACATGCAAGACGCCTGCTAACCTTAGAAGAGGGTCTTAGATGGCAAGATATAAAACGTTATGGCATTGTAATCTACCGCCGCTATTATGAAGGTTATACTTTGGTGAATATCACCGACAAGATGGACACGAATGACCCTAGACGTGCAATTCAGCTACCGGCCAGTGTCATTACGGCAGGTATGCAACCAAATCCAAGAAATGACTAA